A region from the Bacteroidia bacterium genome encodes:
- a CDS encoding flippase-like domain-containing protein — MDFFKKYGFQILKWIIFAGSLIFLAERIIFHQEFRAVFSNFSVYKSSGLLYLLVALCLMLLNWGLEAAKWKYAIKDIAKISFLKAYAAVFAGTSVSLFMPNRTGEFVGRIFAIPSNERAKAIFASIASSLSQLIVTIITGTVAIIVFLYQFPENTLIDENLKTLVQLFAVFIAVLSLVFYFKINWFTYLFDNWKLLNKLSKTAQILKSFNAKILLNFLLLSFFRYIVFVAQFYCLIIFFGIEISMLNCILASVLTFYVVTVIPTFTLAEIGIRGSVAVIFFGVFSQMYAEIISASTLLWIINVGIPALIGNVFVAGFKETEKN, encoded by the coding sequence ATGGATTTCTTTAAAAAATATGGGTTTCAAATTCTGAAATGGATAATATTTGCAGGATCGCTTATCTTTCTTGCAGAAAGAATTATTTTCCATCAGGAATTCAGAGCAGTTTTTTCCAATTTTAGTGTATATAAGTCGTCGGGTTTGCTTTATTTATTAGTTGCATTGTGTTTAATGTTATTAAATTGGGGACTTGAGGCAGCTAAATGGAAATACGCAATAAAGGATATCGCAAAAATTTCTTTTTTAAAGGCATATGCAGCAGTTTTTGCAGGCACTTCGGTTTCGCTTTTTATGCCTAATCGTACAGGTGAATTTGTTGGAAGAATATTTGCTATACCGTCAAATGAAAGGGCAAAAGCAATATTTGCTTCGATCGCTTCAAGTTTATCCCAGTTAATTGTTACAATTATTACAGGAACGGTTGCAATAATTGTTTTTTTATATCAGTTCCCGGAAAATACATTAATTGATGAAAATCTGAAGACATTGGTTCAATTATTTGCAGTATTTATAGCAGTTTTAAGTTTAGTATTTTATTTCAAAATAAACTGGTTTACATATTTATTTGATAATTGGAAATTATTAAATAAACTATCAAAAACGGCACAAATACTTAAATCTTTTAATGCGAAAATATTATTAAATTTCCTATTGTTAAGTTTTTTTAGATATATTGTTTTTGTAGCTCAGTTTTATTGTCTTATTATTTTTTTCGGGATTGAAATATCTATGCTGAACTGCATTCTGGCGTCAGTGTTGACTTTTTATGTTGTTACAGTTATTCCAACATTTACACTTGCAGAAATTGGAATAAGAGGGTCGGTTGCCGTTATTTTCTTTGGTGTTTTTAGCCAAATGTATGCTGAAATAATATCAGCATCAACATTATTATGGATAATAAATGTAGGTATTCCGGCTTTAATCGGAAATGTTTTTGTTGCTGGTTTTAAAGAAACTGAAAAGAATTAA
- a CDS encoding enoyl-ACP reductase, with the protein MAYNLLKGKKGIIFGALNEQSLAWKIAKRAVEEGAEITLSNTPMALRLGTLKQLSEECNAPIYPADATSFAEIESVFQQSMDHFGGKIDFFLHSIGMSMNVRKSLPFDNLNYDYLMKTLDISGVSFHRMLQVARKLDAINDWGSVVALSYIAAQRTFYRYNDMSEAKALLESIARSFGYMYGRDKKIRINTISQSPTATTAGSGVKGFDSLLDFTDRMSPLGNASADECADYCVTLFSDLTRKVTMQNLFHDGGFSSMGMSLRAMEAIDKDI; encoded by the coding sequence ATGGCTTATAACTTACTAAAAGGCAAAAAAGGTATTATTTTCGGTGCCTTAAACGAACAATCTCTTGCATGGAAAATCGCAAAACGCGCTGTTGAAGAAGGTGCAGAAATTACTTTGTCAAACACTCCAATGGCATTAAGACTTGGAACTCTTAAACAACTTTCAGAAGAATGCAATGCACCTATTTATCCTGCTGATGCAACAAGTTTTGCAGAAATAGAAAGTGTATTTCAACAATCAATGGATCATTTTGGTGGTAAAATAGATTTCTTCCTTCATTCTATTGGTATGTCGATGAACGTTAGGAAAAGTCTCCCTTTTGATAATCTTAATTATGATTATTTAATGAAAACTTTAGATATTTCGGGAGTTTCATTTCACAGAATGTTGCAGGTTGCACGAAAATTAGACGCTATAAATGACTGGGGTTCAGTTGTTGCATTATCATATATTGCAGCTCAACGTACTTTTTATCGTTACAATGACATGTCGGAAGCAAAAGCTTTACTTGAATCAATTGCACGTAGCTTTGGTTATATGTACGGGCGTGACAAAAAAATCAGAATAAATACTATCTCTCAATCCCCAACTGCAACAACTGCAGGTAGCGGCGTAAAAGGTTTTGACAGCCTATTGGATTTCACAGATAGAATGTCACCTTTGGGCAATGCTTCAGCTGATGAATGTGCCGATTATTGCGTAACATTATTCAGTGATTTAACACGAAAAGTAACAATGCAGAATTTATTTCATGATGGCGGATTCTCCAGTATGGGAATGAGTTTAAGAGCAATGGAAGCAATTGATAAAGATATTTAA
- a CDS encoding ATP-binding protein, translated as MQNTKPRYNFNDITLFISNKIKQTGAINFCQANYLIPGDDKKELWLSKYFSAFANSGGGTIIFGIKKLKERANELDEINFNTVSDFWLKNLIENEIYPKIENVEVYEIQNTQNSNKGVIVVNIPKSNVRPHMALDNRYYFRVGNKTEMMLEQHVREMYNVASVSNMEFIGIVNTQGVPTLENGKILNINFYPKFLVKNSGSAVESNFKFELWLPSEFHDSLFSAMQNYFNRIEGRYSVFSVPNRQSVFQNEICNILEAKIFVNYENINVFNKSEIIIKLYYSNGLKEFNYSLKETFTFENQLLQVSDFVKKSLT; from the coding sequence ATGCAGAACACAAAACCAAGATACAATTTTAATGACATAACTCTCTTTATTTCAAATAAGATAAAGCAGACAGGTGCTATTAATTTTTGTCAGGCAAATTACCTTATTCCCGGAGATGACAAAAAAGAACTATGGCTTTCAAAATATTTTTCTGCTTTTGCAAACTCAGGCGGTGGAACAATAATCTTTGGAATTAAAAAGTTAAAAGAAAGAGCAAATGAACTTGATGAAATTAATTTTAATACTGTTTCAGATTTCTGGCTTAAAAATTTAATTGAAAACGAAATTTATCCTAAAATTGAAAATGTTGAAGTTTACGAGATTCAGAACACCCAAAATTCCAATAAAGGAGTAATAGTTGTTAATATTCCCAAAAGCAATGTCCGCCCGCATATGGCATTAGACAACAGGTATTATTTCAGGGTTGGCAATAAAACAGAAATGATGTTAGAACAACATGTAAGAGAAATGTATAATGTTGCCTCTGTTTCTAACATGGAATTTATTGGGATAGTAAATACTCAGGGAGTGCCAACATTAGAAAACGGGAAAATTCTTAACATTAATTTTTACCCTAAATTTCTTGTTAAAAATTCGGGAAGTGCTGTTGAAAGTAATTTTAAATTTGAACTATGGCTGCCTTCTGAGTTTCATGATTCTTTGTTTTCGGCAATGCAGAATTATTTTAACAGAATAGAAGGAAGATATTCTGTTTTCTCAGTTCCAAATCGTCAATCCGTTTTTCAAAATGAGATTTGCAATATACTTGAGGCAAAAATATTTGTAAACTACGAAAACATTAATGTTTTTAATAAATCTGAAATAATTATAAAACTTTATTATTCAAACGGATTAAAAGAATTTAATTATAGCCTTAAAGAAACTTTTACTTTCGAAAACCAACTATTACAGGTTAGTGATTTTGTTAAGAAATCTTTAACCTAA
- a CDS encoding DUF3575 domain-containing protein encodes MRFFKILLLFVILFSSNIIYANFIHNQDSIWPNRKIILRLNFVNIMDPYIPAIQVGAEYSIRKRLSLYHELGYINSGLSPDGSFDKEIKGFKFINTLKFYPFEFSKYAKHFVGLELGINKYNAKSEIWVDMGPYSMAKPKTTNVSSYYANLLTGFNIHIKPWYRLCIDYYVGIGIRYRNVKSDIDEEQEFRGSFYDPLRSQNEWMPGFTYGFRIGYLLKKN; translated from the coding sequence ATGAGATTTTTTAAAATATTATTGTTATTTGTTATATTGTTTAGCTCAAACATCATTTATGCTAATTTTATTCATAATCAAGATTCAATATGGCCTAACAGAAAAATTATTTTAAGGCTTAATTTTGTTAATATAATGGATCCTTATATTCCGGCAATTCAAGTTGGAGCAGAGTATTCCATCAGAAAACGGCTTTCTTTATATCATGAGTTGGGTTATATTAATTCTGGATTGTCGCCCGATGGTTCTTTTGATAAAGAAATAAAAGGATTTAAGTTTATTAATACTTTAAAATTTTATCCTTTTGAATTTAGTAAATATGCCAAGCATTTTGTTGGACTCGAATTAGGAATAAATAAATATAATGCAAAAAGTGAGATTTGGGTTGATATGGGCCCATATAGCATGGCTAAACCCAAAACAACAAATGTGAGTTCTTATTATGCTAATTTGTTAACCGGATTTAATATTCATATAAAACCCTGGTATCGCCTGTGTATTGATTATTATGTTGGTATTGGCATAAGATATAGAAATGTTAAATCAGATATTGATGAAGAACAGGAATTTCGAGGATCTTTTTATGATCCTCTAAGATCACAAAATGAATGGATGCCAGGTTTTACATATGGCTTTAGGATAGGATATCTGCTTAAAAAGAATTAG
- a CDS encoding class I SAM-dependent methyltransferase: MNYEDNPNSIKYYVKQYLLANKVRFSNKIIVDFPAGNGVTSNILKNIGAVPLAFDLFPEYFNVENLTCTRAEIAKGIPLQNNSADALICQEGIEHFQDQFNALREFNRVLKINGTLLITTPNYSNLRAKFSYLLTESERFHSIMPPNELDSIWMSEKNISDEIYFGHIFLIGIQKLRVLAKLSGFKIKKVHPTKVKTTSLLLFILHYPLIYISSFITYRKNIRKNKLFDSVTKRKVYKEIFKLNTCFKVLTNSHLMIEFEKEAECAEVGKNFKSQHKEFGVT, encoded by the coding sequence ATGAATTACGAAGACAATCCAAATAGCATTAAATATTATGTAAAGCAATATTTGTTAGCTAATAAAGTAAGGTTTAGTAATAAAATTATTGTTGATTTTCCTGCAGGAAATGGGGTTACTTCAAACATTTTAAAAAATATTGGTGCGGTTCCTCTGGCATTTGATTTATTTCCCGAATACTTTAATGTTGAAAATCTTACATGCACCAGAGCAGAAATTGCAAAGGGAATTCCATTGCAAAATAATTCTGCCGATGCATTAATTTGTCAGGAGGGAATTGAGCATTTTCAGGATCAGTTTAATGCTTTGCGTGAGTTTAACAGAGTGCTTAAGATAAATGGCACGTTGTTAATTACTACCCCTAACTATTCTAACCTTAGAGCCAAGTTTAGTTATTTGTTAACCGAAAGTGAGCGTTTCCATTCAATAATGCCGCCTAATGAGCTTGATAGTATCTGGATGTCTGAAAAAAATATTTCTGATGAAATTTATTTTGGACATATATTTTTAATAGGAATACAAAAGCTAAGAGTATTGGCAAAACTATCTGGTTTTAAAATAAAAAAAGTACATCCAACAAAAGTAAAAACTACATCGTTACTGCTTTTTATTTTACACTATCCTTTAATTTATATCTCTTCATTTATTACTTATCGTAAAAATATAAGAAAAAATAAACTTTTTGATTCTGTAACAAAAAGAAAAGTTTATAAAGAAATATTTAAACTTAATACATGTTTTAAGGTTCTTACAAATAGTCATTTAATGATTGAATTTGAGAAAGAAGCAGAATGTGCCGAAGTAGGTAAAAATTTTAAAAGCCAGCATAAGGAGTTTGGGGTAACCTAA
- a CDS encoding peptidylprolyl isomerase, with amino-acid sequence MKINISKILIVCLLFLNVATFGQSIQESIIKINTIDEANNFIKTNSTYESELLTISSDVDSSEISKILFEKKKGEIITFKNYIYKIIESSSSLTFRVSYIYLNGDELTKMKIDSLRDVIIKKYNDGVSFKKLVKQYNMDNNKTFGDLGWFSEGMMVKDFETAVKKHRQNDLFTVDIPDHKWYYVVLKTFDDRVKSTLVILQVKNNK; translated from the coding sequence ATGAAAATAAATATAAGTAAAATTTTAATTGTTTGCCTGTTGTTTCTTAATGTTGCTACATTTGGACAGAGTATACAAGAAAGCATAATAAAAATTAACACAATTGATGAAGCAAATAATTTTATAAAAACAAATTCAACTTATGAAAGTGAGTTGCTAACAATTTCATCAGATGTTGACTCTTCGGAAATATCCAAGATACTTTTTGAGAAGAAGAAAGGTGAAATTATTACTTTCAAAAATTATATTTATAAAATAATTGAATCTTCATCTTCATTAACTTTTAGAGTAAGTTATATTTATTTAAATGGAGATGAGTTAACTAAAATGAAGATTGATAGTTTGAGAGATGTAATTATTAAAAAATATAATGATGGAGTTTCATTCAAAAAATTAGTTAAGCAATATAATATGGACAACAATAAAACCTTTGGTGACTTAGGTTGGTTTTCTGAAGGTATGATGGTAAAAGATTTTGAAACAGCTGTAAAAAAACACAGGCAGAATGATCTTTTTACTGTTGATATTCCTGATCATAAATGGTATTATGTTGTTTTAAAAACTTTTGATGATAGGGTTAAGTCAACTTTAGTAATATTACAAGTGAAAAATAATAAATAA
- a CDS encoding peptidoglycan synthetase — MNVHFIAIGGSAMHNLALALHKKENYTITGSDDEIFEPSKSRLAACNLLPEKQGWFPEKIHNGLDAVILGMHARGDNPELIRAKELGLKVYSYPEYLYEQSKDKIRIVIGGSHGKTTITSMIMHVMRESGRAFDYMVGAQVQGFDTMVALSKDAKYMIIEGDEYLSSPDDLRPKFHLYHPHYALLSGIAWDHINVFPTFENYIEQFSIFAGMIEDNGALVWYKGDIELEKLSKNLKAGIKNISYGVHDHRTENNKTILKTDSGEISIEVFGKHNLENISGAKEICKLAGISDSEFYSAISTFKGANKRLQKLGETENTTIFLDFAHSPSKVKATIDAVKEQFTNRKLVACLELHTFSSLKKEFLPQYEKSMEAADEAIVYYNHHTIEHKRLEQISVEEVMNAFGKKGLKIFTDSRQLIDYLLSSEYNNKVLLMMSSGNFDGIQFNEFAKKILY; from the coding sequence ATGAATGTTCATTTTATTGCAATAGGCGGGAGTGCAATGCACAATCTGGCACTTGCCTTACATAAAAAAGAAAATTATACAATTACAGGTAGCGATGATGAAATTTTTGAACCTTCAAAATCAAGATTGGCTGCATGTAATTTATTGCCCGAAAAACAAGGCTGGTTTCCCGAAAAAATTCATAATGGTCTGGATGCTGTAATACTTGGTATGCATGCCCGTGGTGATAATCCTGAACTGATAAGAGCAAAAGAGTTAGGGTTAAAGGTTTATTCATACCCTGAATATTTGTACGAACAATCTAAAGATAAAATCAGAATTGTAATTGGTGGCAGTCATGGAAAAACTACTATTACATCAATGATAATGCATGTTATGCGTGAGTCGGGTAGAGCATTTGATTATATGGTTGGTGCACAGGTGCAGGGTTTTGATACTATGGTCGCTCTTTCAAAAGATGCAAAATATATGATAATTGAAGGCGATGAATATCTTTCTTCACCTGATGATTTAAGGCCAAAATTTCATTTATATCATCCGCACTATGCTTTGTTGAGTGGTATTGCATGGGATCATATTAATGTTTTTCCAACATTTGAAAATTATATAGAACAGTTTTCGATTTTTGCAGGAATGATAGAAGATAACGGTGCGTTGGTATGGTACAAAGGCGATATTGAATTAGAAAAACTTTCTAAAAATTTAAAAGCAGGTATTAAGAATATTTCTTACGGAGTGCATGACCACAGAACCGAAAATAATAAAACCATATTAAAAACTGATTCCGGTGAAATTTCAATAGAGGTTTTTGGCAAGCATAATTTAGAAAATATAAGCGGAGCAAAAGAGATTTGTAAACTGGCCGGAATTTCTGATAGCGAATTTTACTCGGCAATTTCAACTTTTAAAGGAGCAAATAAACGTTTACAAAAGTTAGGTGAAACAGAAAATACCACAATATTTCTTGATTTTGCACATTCACCGTCAAAAGTTAAAGCTACAATTGATGCAGTAAAAGAGCAGTTTACAAATAGAAAATTAGTTGCCTGTCTTGAACTACACACATTCAGTAGCTTGAAAAAAGAGTTTCTACCTCAATATGAAAAATCTATGGAGGCAGCTGATGAGGCAATTGTTTATTATAATCATCATACTATAGAGCACAAAAGGCTTGAGCAGATTTCTGTTGAAGAGGTTATGAATGCATTTGGTAAAAAAGGATTAAAAATTTTTACAGATTCAAGGCAACTTATCGACTATCTATTATCGTCTGAATACAATAATAAAGTTTTATTAATGATGAGCTCAGGAAATTTTGATGGGATACAATTTAATGAATTTGCAAAAAAAATTCTTTATTAA
- a CDS encoding gliding motility-associated C-terminal domain-containing protein, whose amino-acid sequence MKYYYLHIASIILILLVSISINSYSQSTLKQSKAITNNNIDKYKILCGTSLSLPITGTMPLGVGAIVKFKWIKSLDTLSNIWNVISLTDTFPQYQPPNPGATQNFYKRIVISDGFTDTSNVCVVKVIPGSTNFSANIVNPPTQSIHIGIIPSQFNGTLITGGTLTDTIKFLWLKSQNPNFTVTFPATEGTYLNQNLIFSEGADTTFYYDRFAYILLPSSELACVSYSNPVKVLLLDSNVIVSPDTIICSGMGSSINGNSEINYTYQWQFFNGTIWEDISGATNANYNPLNILTTKKFRRIVIVNGLNVIISNVITIHVTPPIQNNIIYTTTLSTTGISVNYGTTTNIGNTNSPTGGNGTYEFLWRYSNDNITFSTATMPNTFYWYISYAAYDTLYYKRIVNSGFCTSVSNTLAVYPIYPANTISIANSTACNGTALDTIKGTSGTPPVGATFTWEMKSGTSTVWQVIPGVTSENYVPTGITDSASFRRIIHLVSNSYPSNIVTIYSISFTLSATSPIIVCGNNAIMDATPVTTGNGWWTAPALVSFVTSNVLYNSEISVPSFSTNSFSYSLYWHAQNLICEDSVHVSVIFYHAISPPNAGIDISLVNENSTPLSATPPPYGTGYWSVVMGSASFVYSNDAHTVASAISTGENIFKWTVSNGPCGPLSDEVKITVTNSKIPEGFSPNGDGVNDYFEVTGIENYPGSELVVFNRWGTEVFRMRPYDNKWDGKTSGGIILPEDTYFYILKYDNSETKKGYIIIKR is encoded by the coding sequence ATGAAATATTATTATTTACATATCGCTTCAATTATACTAATATTATTAGTTTCTATTAGTATTAATTCATATTCTCAAAGTACTTTAAAGCAAAGCAAAGCAATTACAAATAATAATATTGATAAATATAAAATTCTTTGCGGCACATCACTTTCATTGCCAATAACCGGAACTATGCCATTAGGAGTAGGTGCCATTGTTAAATTTAAGTGGATAAAAAGTTTAGATACTTTATCAAATATCTGGAATGTAATATCATTAACAGATACTTTTCCGCAGTATCAACCACCAAATCCAGGTGCTACGCAAAATTTTTATAAAAGAATTGTAATTTCCGATGGGTTTACCGATACAAGTAATGTGTGTGTTGTTAAAGTTATTCCTGGATCAACAAATTTTTCTGCAAATATAGTTAATCCACCTACTCAGAGTATTCACATAGGTATTATTCCATCGCAATTTAATGGGACACTAATTACCGGCGGAACTTTAACAGATACAATAAAATTTTTATGGTTAAAATCGCAAAATCCAAATTTTACTGTAACATTTCCGGCAACTGAAGGTACATATTTAAATCAGAATTTAATTTTTTCTGAAGGTGCCGACACTACTTTTTATTATGACAGATTCGCATACATACTTCTTCCTTCTTCTGAACTGGCTTGTGTTTCATATAGTAATCCGGTAAAAGTTCTTTTACTTGACAGTAATGTTATTGTTAGTCCTGATACTATAATCTGTAGTGGTATGGGCTCTTCTATAAATGGTAATTCTGAGATTAATTATACATACCAATGGCAATTTTTTAATGGTACAATATGGGAAGATATATCAGGTGCTACAAATGCAAATTATAATCCTTTAAATATTCTTACTACAAAAAAATTCAGAAGAATAGTAATTGTAAATGGATTAAATGTAATAATAAGTAATGTGATTACTATTCATGTTACTCCTCCAATACAAAATAACATTATATACACTACAACACTTAGCACTACGGGTATCTCAGTGAATTATGGTACAACAACAAATATTGGCAATACAAATTCACCAACAGGAGGAAATGGTACATATGAATTTTTGTGGCGATATAGTAATGATAATATAACATTTTCAACTGCAACAATGCCAAATACTTTTTATTGGTATATTTCATACGCAGCATATGATACTTTGTATTATAAAAGAATTGTAAATTCCGGTTTTTGTACGAGCGTTAGTAATACATTGGCAGTATATCCGATTTATCCGGCAAATACTATTTCAATTGCAAATAGTACTGCTTGTAATGGCACTGCTTTGGATACTATTAAAGGTACTAGCGGAACACCACCTGTAGGGGCTACTTTTACCTGGGAAATGAAATCAGGTACTTCAACTGTTTGGCAGGTTATTCCAGGTGTTACCAGTGAGAATTATGTTCCAACAGGTATTACAGATTCTGCATCCTTTAGAAGAATAATACATTTAGTTTCTAATTCTTATCCAAGTAATATTGTAACAATTTACTCAATATCTTTTACTCTTTCAGCTACAAGTCCAATAATTGTTTGTGGAAATAATGCTATTATGGATGCAACTCCTGTAACTACTGGTAATGGCTGGTGGACAGCACCAGCATTAGTGAGTTTTGTAACATCAAATGTCCTATATAATTCTGAAATCTCTGTTCCTTCTTTTTCTACTAATTCTTTTTCGTATTCACTTTATTGGCATGCACAAAACTTAATTTGTGAAGATAGTGTTCATGTATCGGTAATTTTTTATCATGCAATAAGTCCACCAAACGCTGGAATTGATATTTCTTTAGTAAATGAAAACTCTACTCCTTTAAGTGCAACACCTCCTCCTTATGGAACAGGATATTGGTCGGTTGTTATGGGAAGTGCTAGTTTTGTGTATTCTAATGATGCTCATACGGTAGCAAGTGCTATATCTACCGGGGAAAATATTTTCAAATGGACTGTCTCAAATGGACCATGTGGGCCTTTATCAGATGAGGTTAAAATTACTGTAACAAATTCCAAAATTCCTGAAGGTTTTTCGCCTAATGGTGATGGTGTGAACGATTATTTTGAAGTTACCGGAATTGAGAATTATCCGGGTTCTGAATTAGTCGTTTTTAACAGATGGGGAACAGAGGTTTTTAGAATGAGACCATATGATAACAAATGGGATGGCAAAACTTCCGGTGGTATTATTTTGCCAGAAGATACATATTTCTATATTCTGAAATATGATAACTCAGAAACCAAAAAGGGATACATAATAATAAAACGGTAA
- a CDS encoding type IX secretion system membrane protein PorP/SprF: MKKIILIVTVFLFTGNLFAQYYHHFSQYMSNGQAINPAYTGSREVLSTSLLYRDQWVGFNGAPRTMTFSAHTPLNQMSSAVGLQLFSDRIGVSKHNGIFISYAYRIRFKKNHRTLAFGLGGGLNMFRSNLNSVLTNTTGDASFEGQYLKSNRPDFSLGTYYYSNRLYVGLSVPSILHYGYDVFGKTPDSLKANARNVFFTAGYVFKLNKDIKFIPSCLIKSYPGLQTQMDLNLGLSIYDALGMSVSLRFGDAMIWIIDYKINNQFKIGYSHDFSTSMLNRYAHGTNEFMLRYEFAYKTNAESIKLF, encoded by the coding sequence ATGAAAAAAATAATTCTTATTGTTACTGTTTTTTTGTTTACTGGTAATTTATTTGCTCAGTACTATCATCACTTTAGTCAGTATATGTCAAACGGGCAGGCAATAAATCCAGCATATACAGGAAGTAGAGAAGTTTTAAGTACTTCTTTACTATACAGGGATCAATGGGTAGGTTTTAACGGAGCACCAAGAACAATGACATTTAGCGCACATACTCCTCTTAATCAAATGAGTTCTGCTGTTGGTTTACAACTGTTCTCTGATAGAATCGGAGTATCTAAACATAATGGTATTTTTATCAGCTATGCATATCGTATTCGTTTTAAGAAAAATCATCGAACTTTAGCTTTTGGACTAGGTGGTGGTTTAAATATGTTTCGTTCAAACTTAAATTCGGTATTAACAAATACCACTGGTGATGCAAGTTTTGAAGGTCAGTATTTAAAGAGCAATCGACCGGATTTTAGCTTAGGCACATATTATTATTCGAATAGATTATATGTAGGTTTATCAGTACCTTCAATTTTACATTATGGTTATGATGTTTTTGGAAAAACTCCTGATTCATTAAAAGCAAATGCAAGAAATGTTTTTTTTACAGCAGGTTATGTCTTTAAATTAAATAAGGATATTAAGTTTATTCCATCTTGTTTAATAAAGTCATATCCAGGCTTACAAACTCAAATGGATTTAAATTTAGGTTTAAGTATATATGATGCTTTAGGAATGTCAGTGTCTTTGAGATTTGGTGATGCAATGATATGGATAATTGATTATAAAATAAACAATCAGTTTAAAATTGGTTATTCTCACGATTTTTCAACTTCTATGCTTAACCGGTATGCTCATGGCACAAATGAGTTTATGTTAAGGTATGAGTTCGCATATAAAACTAATGCCGAATCAATAAAATTATTTTGA